CGGTCATCATCGCCAGGTGCCCCGCCTCGTGGAGGAGGTCGCCGGGGGAGAGGAGGCGCGCCTCATCGACCAGCATCCCCCCGCGCTCGATCCGCACGCCGGGGAGGAACCCGTCCTCCGGCAGCTCGCACGCACGTACCTCCAGCCCGATCTCGCGCAGGAACACGGCGATGCGCGAGGTCAGCGGATCAGCAAAGGTGTGCATGCGGAGGTCACCCGGGATGGGAGCGGTGTGGCGTACTCTCCCCAACCTTCACGGCGCGCACCCCGCTCGCAAGCACCCGCTCGGTCGCCGTGGCAGAAAAATCTGCCAGGATGGCCGAACCGCACTGGCCCGGCGGCTGCAACGCGCGCGGGCCGCAGTTCGTCCACCACCCTTCAGCCCGGAGGAACCCATGAAGGCATATCTGTCGATGATCCTGGTCGTCGCCTCCGCCGCCGCGTGCGCGCCCTCCGCGCCGCAAACCGCGCCCGCGCCCCGCCGCGCACAGATCGACACGGACGTGCCGCCGATCCTCGCGCTGCTGAGCGACCGGGAGCGGCTGTCGCTGACCTCGCAGCAGGTGATTGCGCTCGACTCGATCGCGCGGGAGTGGGACGTCACGAACGTGAAGCTGAACCGCCGGCTGGGCGTGGCGCGCGGCAAGCGCCCGGTCACTCTGGCGCTGAACCCGGCCGCGAGCCCCACCCGCGCCGCCCTCGCCGACAACAACCGCCGCGCCGCCGAGGCCGTGCAGCAGGTGCTGACCCCCGCCCAGCGCGATGCCGCCTGCGCCATGCCCCGCGCCATCGGAGCGCGCGCCTCGAGCCGGAATGGCGTGGTCAAGGCCTCTTTCGCCGGACGCGGCACCGCCCGGCACGATGCCCGGCACGTGACGGTTCGTCCGGCCTGGCACTGGTGTGCCGCGACGGCTCCCGCCCAGCCGCTGGCGACGCTGTAAGGCTGAACCAGAACAGGTGACCGAAGCTCTCCCGCGTGACGCCGAAGACTCGCCGTCACGCGGGCTGTTTCATCTAGAAGATTTTCCGCAGCGTTCGGTTCACTTCCTCCCGATCGAATACTTCGGGGTCGAAGTCGTCACCCATCCACTCTCGCCTTTCCTCGTACTCTTCGTGCTCGGGATTGCCGAGCACCTCCAGCAGATCATCGTAGCCCCAGATGCCCCCGCAGTCCTCTGGGGGACAGGCGCGCTCGCCCGCGGTGCATACCGGAAACTCCAGGGGCTGCTCCGGCCGCACGATGGCCTCGACGCGCACCTCGTGCACCCAGTCGTCGCCGAAGTCGTAGACGTACAGCATCCGCTGTCCCGGCTTCGTGAGCACGCGGTAGAGCAGCGCCTTCCGCTCGTCATGCACCCGTAGCCCGCCCGGTTCGACAGGGCCGTAACGCTTGGCGCCGGCGGTAAACTGGTGAAGGTGGTCGTCTGCCCAGCCCATGCTGGCCTGGATCACGTGGTGCAGCGCTTCCAGCGTGATCGTCGCCCGGACGTGAAGCTGCCTCCAGATGGGAGGCTCGGTCCCCAGGAGCGTCACCCGGAGCTGAAAAGTCGGTTCGATAGCCATTGCGAGTTGGGGCGATCGCGTTGCAGGGATGACTCTTACGTATTTTCCTCAAGATGGAGCCGCTACCTTCCATGCCGAGCGGAGGTGCCGCGCAGCTCCAGGATGAGGCGCCGGACGGACGGGTCCCGAAGCTGGCGCTGTGCGGCGAGTGCCGCGACGAAACGGTCCCGCTCCACGCCCGCGCGACCACGTTCGTGGATCATGTGCGCGAACCGGAGCGCTTTGAGTGCGTCCTCGTCACGTGGCGGCCGCGCGGCATCCTCCGCGCCCCAGCGCGCCGGTGGGTGCCAGCGCGCGACCTTTCTCTGGTACTCGCCCAGGTACATCCACAGCCCGTACGCGATGGAGACGCTGCGGAGCGCCGACCGCGGAACGCGCCTGGCCCACTCCACCTGCTGGTACCAGCGCCAGGTGTTCGGGCTGTTCTTCGACCTGCTGGTGATCCCCAGGAACCGGATGCGCCTGCGGACCGCCGCCACGTCCACGCGCGCGTCGGCGGCCCAATGCTCCAGCAGCCCCAGGAAGTGCCCAAAGGTGTTTCCCCCGTACACCAGGTCCACGAACACCTTGGGACGCTCGCTCGCCGCGATCTGGCCGGGCGAGAGGCCGAGGCTGGTGAGCTGCTCGCGGATCGCGGCGATCGCCCCGGGATCGGTGCGAGCGAGCTGATCGACGTCCGAGTGGCGCATCGAGAGGTTCAGCAGCACGAGCCGCTCGCTCCACGAGGTGTCGCTCAGCACCCCCGTCAGGTAGTCGAAGATGCTCTCCGGAGAGCGCCCCACGAACACGAGGTCCCCGTCCGCCGCCGCCGCGACCACCCGCACCCCGCAATCGCGCAGGTCTAGAAAGAACCCGCGGTACGCATGCTCGCGGTCTCCCTCCAGCAGAGTGCCCAGCGCGGGCCGCCCGGCGAGTTTCCAGCGGAACGGAAGGGGGGTCACGTTGGCTTCTGAGTGCTCTTCAGGTGCATTTCCGCAGCCGCGCCCGGTTATCGGAGTTCGCAGGGCTAATTAACCTGGCCGCACGCCAGAGATCAAGCCACGCGCTGAGGTAGGTCACCGCGCGCTGATGCACGTCCGACCCACGAGGTGATTGTCGCACTTGCGCGGGCAACAAATCCGCTACAGAATACGATCTACAATTACGTTTGTATACAAGCATGGTTGTATACAAACGTAATTGTATATACATCTCCGATCCATCGCATGCATGACCCAGAACTGCTCGTCGACCGCGAGAGTGAACTAGCGCGCCTGAGTGAACTGATCGCCACTGGTGAGCCGAAGCTGGTGCTGATGTATGGGCGCCGCCGCGTGGGAAAGACATACCTCCTCGGCCGGGCGTGGAAGGAAAACGAAGCCCAAACCTTCTACTTCACGGCGGCCGAAACGACGCCCGCGCAGAATCGCGCGGCGCTGGTGGCTGCGCTCGCGGAGTGGTCTGGCGAGCCGATCGACCCGGAGGATTACCCTACATGGCGCAGCGTATTTCGCCTGCTCCTGGACTTCCGTGCGCCGCAACCGCTGGTCGTCGTTCTGGACGAGTTCCAGTACCTCGGAGAAAATCCCGGCGATCTGCAGG
The sequence above is drawn from the Longimicrobium sp. genome and encodes:
- a CDS encoding plasmid pRiA4b ORF-3 family protein — its product is MAIEPTFQLRVTLLGTEPPIWRQLHVRATITLEALHHVIQASMGWADDHLHQFTAGAKRYGPVEPGGLRVHDERKALLYRVLTKPGQRMLYVYDFGDDWVHEVRVEAIVRPEQPLEFPVCTAGERACPPEDCGGIWGYDDLLEVLGNPEHEEYEERREWMGDDFDPEVFDREEVNRTLRKIF